One region of Molothrus aeneus isolate 106 chromosome 1, BPBGC_Maene_1.0, whole genome shotgun sequence genomic DNA includes:
- the LOC136564507 gene encoding histamine H3 receptor-like: MHNSTAEIPHAAETRNETWLIQSPSSEFSLGVLVLLAFLMVLLCLLTILGNMLVILAFIMDRNLRHRSNYFFLNLAVSDFAVGVFCMPLYIPYALTGTWHLGRSLCKLWLVMDYLLCTASVFNIVLISYDRFLSVTKAVSYRAQQGITSNPAIKMVAIWLLAFLLYCPAILFWEHVAGHSVVPVDQCYAEFFHNWYFLLCASTLEFFVPLLLVTYFNVHIFHNIQRRQRRGSVQDCEPPRSSSLSWRFCGLPRPGASSPSSEAEDSVSSLTRSWRPVAVANGPSRTETSSTALKRNFSASFCSRSGSKLQQDKKIAKSLAIIVCVFAICWAPYSLLMIIHGACQGKCIHKSLYEATFWLLWINSSLNPFLYPLCHMRFRMAFLKILCPKKFAALRSGNTPSI, encoded by the exons ATGCACAACAGCACCGCCGAAATTCCGCACGCGGCTGAGACGCGTAACGAGACTTGGCTCATCCAGTCGCCGAGCTCCGAGTTCTCCCTGGGTGTGTTGGTGCTGCTGGCTTTCCTCATGGTGTTGCTGTGTCTGCTGACCATCCTTGGCAACATGCTGGTGATCCTTGCTTTCATTATGGACAGGAACCTCAGGCATCGGAGTAACTATTTCTTTCTGAATCTTGCTGTTTCTGACTTTGCAGTGG GTGTGTTCTGTATGCCGTTGTACATCCCTTACGCCCTGACAGGGACATGGCACTTGGGAAGGAGCCTGTGCAAGCTCTGGCTGGTCATGGACTATCTCCTCTGCACAGCATCAGTGTTTAACATCGTCCTTATCAGCTATGACCGTTTCCTGTCAGTTACAAAAGCT gTATCttacagagcccagcagggaatAACATCCAACCCTGCCATCAAGATGGTGGCCATCTGGCTACTTGCCTTCCTCCTGTACTGCCCAGCCATCCTGTTTTGGGAGCACGTGGCCGGACACAGCGTGGTGCCGGTGGATCAGTGCTACGCCGAGTTCTTCCACAACTGGTACTTCCTCCTGTGTGCATCCACCCTGGAGTTCTTTgtgcccctgctcctggtgaCCTACTTCAACGTGCACATCTTCCACAACATccagcggcggcagcggcgcggCAGCGTGCAGGACTGTGAgcctcccaggagcagcagcctgtcctggagGTTCTGTGGCTTGCCAAGGCCAGGGGCATCATCTCCTTCATCAGAAGCAGAGGACAGTGTTTCATCACTAACGAGGTCATGGAGACCAGTAGCGGTGGCTAATGGTCCATCTCGAACAGAAACCAGTTCTACGGCTCTCAAAAGgaacttttctgcttctttctgttCAAGATCTGGATCAAAActgcaacaggacaagaaaATAGCGAAGTCTCTTGCCATAATTGTCTGTGTGTTTGCCATTTGCTGGGCCCCATACTCTTTATTAATGATTATCCATGGGGCCTGCCAAGGAAAGTGCATCCATAAGTCCCTCTATGAAGCAACCTTTTGGCTTTTGTGGATCAATTCCTCTTTGAACCCATTTCTTTATCCTCTCTGTCATATGAGGTTTCGAATGGCTTTTCTGAAGATATTATGTCCCAAAAAGTTTGCAGCATTGAGATCTGGTAACACGCCTTCTATTTAG